The following coding sequences lie in one Spinacia oleracea cultivar Varoflay chromosome 1, BTI_SOV_V1, whole genome shotgun sequence genomic window:
- the LOC130465457 gene encoding uncharacterized protein, whose product MAALWSVLEIWIYEHFPTLAPDRTRDAAYPYAASWIGAVRRSVPLAASRKAWRVLPADEVVWHPFANALIHASAARAHFLSGWWVFLPGGYRHMWYLGERVSPQHNSGERLIPKDPPGSMLALDEELVRLYVEARGDVVCRSWRDFVHRKGSYDDFLRRLGPPLRFVLPVSFPSICQFVELGLRVLSSDKFQRYREYHWV is encoded by the exons atggctgctctgtggagtgtgctggag atttggatatatgagcactttccgactctggcgccggatcgtactagagatgcggcttacccgtatgctgcctcttggataggagcggtgcgcaggagtgtgcctctggcggcctctcgcaaagcttggagagtcctacctgctgacgag gtggtatggcatccttttgccaacgcgcttatacatgcctcggctgctcgtgcccatttcctgtctgggtgGTGGGTTTTTCTTCCAGGTGGGTACCGTCATATGTGGTACCTAGGGGAGAGAGTGTCCcctcagcacaattcgggggagagacttatccccaaggacccaccggggtccatgctggcgttggatgaagagctgGTTCggctctatgtggaggctaggggcgatgttgtttgccgctcttggagggattttgtacacaggaaggggagctatgacgacttcctgaggaggctgggtCCACCattacgcttcgtactgccg GTTTCTTTCCCTTCCATTTGTCAGTTTGTGGAATTGGGGCTGCgggtgctttcatcag acaAGTTCCAGAGATatagggaataccactgggtatag